A region of Periplaneta americana isolate PAMFEO1 chromosome 16, P.americana_PAMFEO1_priV1, whole genome shotgun sequence DNA encodes the following proteins:
- the LOC138691941 gene encoding gastrula zinc finger protein XlCGF17.1-like isoform X1 produces the protein MYKMEHDTDLEAKQLIDVKDEKPLLQEGDLSNPQPVCVKAEYEDLTSEVKVEETPVPVKFPLEREAEAESCDVDTVKEEQTLDVTTEEDEFLPKSNGDSDAIEKPLVTKRTPGNCVSLENSFCDSTSEPEIKDRLRRRENDVHSESHRSKDRTSFECDVCGKVFNTASRLRIHSRTHNRKKKFKCDFCGKCFAQTTDLDAHVRTHTGEKPFKCSACGKCFTRSGALAYHVRTHTGEKPFKCDTCEKCFSQLAALKVHLRTHTGEKLFKCVFCGNCFSHSGSLKIHIRRHTGEKPFKCEICGKCFTTSGTLRYHEGTHAKDKQFKCCICGESYSLSGSLTYHECKYKAKIVRK, from the exons ATGTACAAGATGGAACACGACACCGACCTGGAAGCTAAACAATTGATTGATGTAAAAGACGAGAAGCCTTTATTGCAG GAAGGAGATTTATCAAATCCGCAGCCAGTTTGTGTGAAGGCAGAATACGAGGATCTCACTTCAGAGGTGAAAGTAGAGGAAACACCGGTGCCAGTTAAGTTTCCTCTGGAACGTGAAGCTGAG GCAGAGTCATGTGACGTGGACACAGTGAAGGAGGAGCAAACCCTGGACGTAACAACAGAGGAAGATGAATTCTTGCCTAAGAG CAATGGAGATAGTGATGCCATTGAAAAGCCACTTGTGACGAAGAGAACTCCAGGAAATTGTGTGTCCTTAGAAAATTCATTCTGTGATAGCACTTCTGAACCTGAGATTAAGGATCGATTGCGTAGAAGAGAGAACGATGTGCACTCAGAGTCCCACAGATCCAAAGACAGGACTTCTTTTGAgtgcgatgtttgtggtaaagTCTTCAATACTGCCTCCAGGCTCAGAATACATTCCCGGACGCACAACCgtaaaaagaaattcaaatgcgATTTCTGTGGAAAATGTTTCGCTCAGACGACAGACCTAGATGCACATGTACGGACACACACGGGCGAAAAGCCGTTTAAATGCTCGGCATGTGGGAAATGTTTCACGAGATCTGGAGCGCTTGCGTATCATGTGAGAACTCACACCGGGGAGAAGCCGTTCAAGTGTGATACTTGCGAGAAATGTTTTTCGCAGTTGGCTGCGCTTAAAGTACATTTACGAACACACACCGGCGAAAAGCTATTTAAATGCGTGTTTTGTGGTAACTGTTTTTCACATTCCGGGAGTCTTAAAATCCATATACGAAGGCATACAGGTGAGAAGCCTTTTAAATGCGAAATATGTGGGAAATGTTTCACAACATCGGGAACTCTCAGATACCATGAAGGCACACATGCCAAAGACAAGCAGTTCAAATGCTGCATTTGTGGCGAAAGTTATTCGCTTTCGGGAAGTCTTACATACCATGAATGCAAATATAAGGCGAAAATCGTTAGAAAATAA
- the LOC138691941 gene encoding gastrula zinc finger protein XlCGF17.1-like isoform X2 — translation MEHDTDLEAKQLIDVKDEKPLLQEGDLSNPQPVCVKAEYEDLTSEVKVEETPVPVKFPLEREAEAESCDVDTVKEEQTLDVTTEEDEFLPKSNGDSDAIEKPLVTKRTPGNCVSLENSFCDSTSEPEIKDRLRRRENDVHSESHRSKDRTSFECDVCGKVFNTASRLRIHSRTHNRKKKFKCDFCGKCFAQTTDLDAHVRTHTGEKPFKCSACGKCFTRSGALAYHVRTHTGEKPFKCDTCEKCFSQLAALKVHLRTHTGEKLFKCVFCGNCFSHSGSLKIHIRRHTGEKPFKCEICGKCFTTSGTLRYHEGTHAKDKQFKCCICGESYSLSGSLTYHECKYKAKIVRK, via the exons ATGGAACACGACACCGACCTGGAAGCTAAACAATTGATTGATGTAAAAGACGAGAAGCCTTTATTGCAG GAAGGAGATTTATCAAATCCGCAGCCAGTTTGTGTGAAGGCAGAATACGAGGATCTCACTTCAGAGGTGAAAGTAGAGGAAACACCGGTGCCAGTTAAGTTTCCTCTGGAACGTGAAGCTGAG GCAGAGTCATGTGACGTGGACACAGTGAAGGAGGAGCAAACCCTGGACGTAACAACAGAGGAAGATGAATTCTTGCCTAAGAG CAATGGAGATAGTGATGCCATTGAAAAGCCACTTGTGACGAAGAGAACTCCAGGAAATTGTGTGTCCTTAGAAAATTCATTCTGTGATAGCACTTCTGAACCTGAGATTAAGGATCGATTGCGTAGAAGAGAGAACGATGTGCACTCAGAGTCCCACAGATCCAAAGACAGGACTTCTTTTGAgtgcgatgtttgtggtaaagTCTTCAATACTGCCTCCAGGCTCAGAATACATTCCCGGACGCACAACCgtaaaaagaaattcaaatgcgATTTCTGTGGAAAATGTTTCGCTCAGACGACAGACCTAGATGCACATGTACGGACACACACGGGCGAAAAGCCGTTTAAATGCTCGGCATGTGGGAAATGTTTCACGAGATCTGGAGCGCTTGCGTATCATGTGAGAACTCACACCGGGGAGAAGCCGTTCAAGTGTGATACTTGCGAGAAATGTTTTTCGCAGTTGGCTGCGCTTAAAGTACATTTACGAACACACACCGGCGAAAAGCTATTTAAATGCGTGTTTTGTGGTAACTGTTTTTCACATTCCGGGAGTCTTAAAATCCATATACGAAGGCATACAGGTGAGAAGCCTTTTAAATGCGAAATATGTGGGAAATGTTTCACAACATCGGGAACTCTCAGATACCATGAAGGCACACATGCCAAAGACAAGCAGTTCAAATGCTGCATTTGTGGCGAAAGTTATTCGCTTTCGGGAAGTCTTACATACCATGAATGCAAATATAAGGCGAAAATCGTTAGAAAATAA
- the LOC138691936 gene encoding zinc finger protein 235-like: protein MDVIKTEPEVDPLAVQTSEDSDKEDKSVLEHENLLNLHISGIKTENVSPSDDPLSEVKCEETSVTSDMKEDWCNANTQEGELKVEDSGSVAGTHNTELWTESTSHCYKLAQDDRVTSQQNKEISVPSEKPSYDNIGCGILKGLLLRKNEEERPRTTQTDDSSMDCSICPKTFGSFQNLQTHLGSNTRDKSVVHREAENKRFKCGICGKGLSHSYSLKLHLRQHTGEKPFTCDVCGKSFSNPAYLKIHKRLHTGEKPFKCNVCDKGFSNPRHRTMHVRQHTGDKRYKCDVCGQRFLVSGTLKRHARRHTGEKPFKCDTCGKNFSDSAYLKVHKRQHTGERPFKCHVCDKRFLGSAYLRIHIRLHTGEKPFKCHLCGKTFANSTHRTTHVRQHTGDKRYRCEVCDQRFVQSGSLKRHLRQHTGEKPFKCDICCISFSESVYLKRHTCHPV, encoded by the exons ATGGACGTGATCAAGACAGAACCAGAGGTCGATCCTTTGGCCGTACAAACAAGTGAGGACTCGGACAAAGAAGATAAATCTGTATTggag CATGAGAATTTATTGAATCTGCACATCTCTGGAATAAAGACAGAGAATGTGAGCCCCAGCGATGATCCATTATCGGAGGTGAAATGTGAAGAAACTTCAGTGACCTCTGATATGAAG GAAGATTGGTGCAACGCTAACACACAGGAAGGAGAGCTGAAAGTGGAAGATAGTGGGAG TGTTGCAGGTACTCATAACACTGAGCTTTGGACTGAAAGCACATCACACTGCTACAAGTTGGCCCAGGACGATCGCGTTACCAGCCAACAAAACAAGGAGATAAGTGTTCCCTCAGAAAAACCTTCCTATGATAATATTGGCTGTGGAATACTGAAGGGATTGCTTCTAAGAAAGAATGAAGAGGAGAGACCTCGGACGACACAGACCGACGACAGTTCAATGGACTGCAGCATCTGTCCAAAGACTTTTGGATCTTTCCAAAACCTCCAGACACATTTGGGTAGTAACACACGTGACAAATCAGTTGTACATCGAGAAGCGGAAAACAAGAGATTTAAATGTGGTATTTGTGGTAAAGGTCTTTCACACTCATATTCCCTGAAACTACATCTTCGCCAGCACACGGGCGAAAAACCATTCACGTGCGACGTCTGTGGTAAAAGTTTCTCAAATCCtgcatatttaaaaatacataaacgTCTCCATACTGGTGAAAAGCCGTTCAAATGTAATGTGTGTGATAAAGGTTTCTCAAATCCCAGACATCGGACAATGCACGTGCGTCAGCACACGGGAGACAAGCGGTACAAGTGTGATGTTTGCGGTCAGAGATTTCTTGTGTCGGGAACTCTGAAAAGACATGCACGTCGTCACACGggcgaaaaaccattcaaatgtgacACGTGTGGTAAAAACTTCTCAGATTCTGCATACCTTAAAGTACATAAACGTCAGCACACGGGCGAAAGGCCGTTCAAATGCCATGTGTGCGATAAAAGATTCTTAGGTTCTGCCTACCTTAGAATACATATACGCCTACACACAGGCGAAAAGCCGTTCAAATGCCATCTGTGTGGTAAAACTTTCGCGAATAGCACGCATCGCACAACTCACGTCCGTCAACACACAGGAGACAAGCGCTACAGATGTGAGGTTTGCGATCAAAGGTTTGTGCAGTCGGGAAGTCTGAAGAGACATCTACGCCAGCACACGGGCGAAAAACCGTTCAAGTGCGATATTTGCTGCATCAGCTTCTCAGAATCGGTATATCTCAAGAGACATACATGCCATCCTGTTTAG